The following are encoded in a window of Staphylospora marina genomic DNA:
- a CDS encoding WecB/TagA/CpsF family glycosyltransferase, producing MNVARYSMLGIHVDALEEHHLGEIVLEAVRERKKIILANHNLHSIYLYHHDERLRSFYEKAEYVHIDGMPIVWIGKLFGYPLQRSHRLTNLDFLPHLFSVCEKEGLRVFLLGSKPGVAERAAEVYRTWNPRLILGMHHGYFDASKDSEENRRIIDMINGFRPHLLLVGMGMPRQEVWLAENIDSLQVNVAMNQGAFMDYIAGEVPTPPRWMGRVGLEWLYRLASEPKRLWRRYILEPPFVLKLLLKEWTDRRPALKK from the coding sequence ATGAACGTCGCCCGGTATTCCATGCTCGGCATCCACGTGGATGCCCTCGAAGAGCATCACTTGGGCGAGATTGTGCTGGAAGCCGTCCGCGAGCGGAAAAAGATCATTCTGGCCAATCACAATCTGCACAGCATTTATCTGTACCATCATGACGAGCGATTGCGTTCGTTTTATGAAAAGGCGGAATACGTCCACATCGACGGCATGCCGATCGTGTGGATCGGCAAGTTGTTCGGGTATCCGCTGCAAAGGTCCCACCGGCTCACCAACCTCGATTTCTTGCCTCATCTTTTTTCCGTGTGCGAGAAAGAAGGGCTGCGGGTGTTTTTGCTCGGCTCCAAACCCGGCGTGGCCGAGCGTGCGGCAGAGGTGTACCGCACATGGAACCCCCGGTTGATCCTCGGCATGCATCACGGCTATTTCGATGCGTCCAAAGACAGCGAGGAAAACCGGCGCATCATCGACATGATCAACGGGTTCCGGCCCCACCTGCTGCTGGTGGGGATGGGCATGCCCAGACAGGAAGTGTGGTTGGCCGAGAACATCGATTCCCTGCAGGTGAATGTCGCCATGAACCAGGGGGCGTTCATGGACTATATCGCCGGGGAAGTGCCCACTCCCCCGAGATGGATGGGACGGGTGGGCCTGGAATGGCTGTACCGGCTTGCATCGGAACCCAAACGGCTGTGGAGGCGGTACATCCTGGAACCTCCGTTTGTGCTCAAACTGCTTCTCAAAGAGTGGACCGACCGTCGCCCTGCGCTCAAAAAATGA